In bacterium, a single genomic region encodes these proteins:
- a CDS encoding GIY-YIG nuclease family protein — protein MFYVYVLWSYKLQKRYTGSTNDITKRLKEHNHGKTPFTKSGIPWALVYHEEYKTNKEAREREKFLKTGIGRKWLDENMRRV, from the coding sequence ATGTTTTACGTTTACGTGCTGTGGAGTTACAAACTTCAGAAACGTTATACTGGCTCAACAAATGATATTACTAAACGCTTAAAAGAACATAATCATGGCAAAACTCCATTTACAAAGTCAGGTATACCGTGGGCGTTGGTCTATCATGAAGAGTATAAAACAAATAAAGAAGCTCGTGAGAGGGAGAAGTTTCTGAAAACCGGAATTGGAAGAAAATGGCTTGATGAAAACATGCGTAGGGTGTGA